The following proteins are co-located in the Labrys monachus genome:
- the cobD gene encoding threonine-phosphate decarboxylase CobD: MSVMEHGGNLGEARRLFPRAPDLEAAMPWIDLSTGINPWPYPVPAIPPGAWTALPSPDAVRDLEDAAARCYGATSSSCVVATPGTQAAIQWLPHLFPAGTVAVLGPTYAEHLRSWRRAGHQVGETADIEALGAADIAVIVNPNNPDGRLADRDILLRLAAEKHKRGGALIVDESFAEVMPQISLADMAGTPGLVILRSFGKFFGLAGLRLGFVLAEPAFTGTLREAMGPWAVSGEALAIGQAALADILWQNGTRTYLRTARQALDACLAPVMTVAGGTDLYRLVETPNAPLVFQRLGTAGIWVRRFGAQPHWLRFGLPPNEEAYRRLQAALGDPAGPKGRPV; the protein is encoded by the coding sequence ATGAGCGTGATGGAACATGGCGGCAATCTCGGCGAAGCGCGCCGCCTGTTTCCGCGGGCGCCCGACCTCGAGGCGGCCATGCCGTGGATCGACCTGTCGACCGGCATCAACCCATGGCCCTATCCGGTTCCGGCGATCCCGCCCGGCGCCTGGACGGCCCTGCCCTCGCCCGATGCGGTGCGCGACCTCGAGGACGCCGCCGCCCGATGCTACGGCGCGACGTCGTCGTCCTGCGTCGTCGCGACGCCGGGGACCCAGGCGGCGATCCAGTGGCTGCCGCATCTGTTTCCGGCCGGCACGGTCGCCGTGCTCGGCCCGACCTATGCCGAGCACCTGCGCAGCTGGCGCCGGGCCGGCCACCAGGTCGGCGAGACCGCGGATATCGAGGCGCTCGGCGCCGCCGACATCGCCGTGATCGTCAATCCCAACAACCCCGACGGGCGCCTCGCCGACCGGGATATCCTGCTGCGCCTCGCCGCCGAGAAGCACAAGCGCGGCGGCGCGCTCATCGTCGACGAGTCCTTCGCCGAGGTGATGCCGCAGATCAGCCTCGCCGACATGGCCGGCACGCCCGGCCTGGTCATCCTGCGCTCCTTCGGCAAGTTCTTCGGCCTCGCGGGCCTGCGCCTCGGCTTCGTGCTGGCCGAGCCGGCCTTCACCGGCACGCTGCGCGAGGCGATGGGGCCGTGGGCCGTCTCCGGCGAGGCCCTCGCCATCGGGCAGGCCGCGCTCGCCGACATCCTGTGGCAGAACGGCACCCGCACCTATCTGCGCACCGCCCGCCAGGCGCTCGATGCCTGCCTGGCGCCGGTCATGACCGTCGCCGGCGGCACCGATCTCTACCGGCTCGTCGAGACGCCGAACGCACCGCTGGTGTTCCAGCGCCTCGGCACCGCCGGCATCTGGGTGCGCCGCTTCGGCGCCCAGCCCCATTGGCTGCGCTTCGGCCTGCCGCCGAACGAGGAAGCCTATCGCCGGCTGCAAGCCGCGCTCGGCGACCCGGCGGGCCCGAAAGGCCGGCCGGTCTGA
- a CDS encoding acyl-CoA dehydrogenase, with protein MADAAIKLHEAGEALRKAGDAFDWTDPLDLESLLTEEERLVRDTARDYAQDRLMPRVLKAYREESFDRAIMTEMGELGLLGATVPEAYGGAGLGHVSYGLVAREVERVDSGYRSAMSVQSSLVMHPILAYGSEDQRRKYLPKLAKGELIGCFGLTEPDAGSDPGSMKTRAVKVADGYELTGAKMWITNSPIADIAVVWAKLDDVIRGFVVERGTKGFSTPKIEGKLSLRASITGEIVLEGAVVPEANLLPGVKGLSGPFGCLNKARYGIAWGAMGAAEFCWHRARQYTLDRKQFGRPLAATQLVQKKLADMQTEIALGLLGALQLGRMLDAHTAAPPAISLMKRNNCGKALDIARAARDMHGGNGIADEFHVMRVAQNLETVNTYEGTHDVHALILGRAQTGIQAFF; from the coding sequence ATGGCAGACGCCGCGATCAAGCTTCATGAAGCCGGCGAAGCGCTCAGGAAGGCGGGCGATGCCTTCGATTGGACCGATCCCCTCGACCTGGAATCGCTGCTGACCGAGGAGGAGCGCCTCGTGCGCGACACGGCGCGCGACTATGCGCAGGACCGGCTGATGCCGCGCGTGCTCAAGGCCTATCGCGAAGAGAGCTTCGACCGCGCCATCATGACCGAGATGGGCGAGCTGGGGCTCCTGGGCGCCACCGTGCCGGAGGCCTATGGCGGCGCCGGCCTCGGCCACGTCTCCTATGGCCTCGTCGCCCGCGAGGTGGAACGGGTCGATTCGGGCTACCGCTCGGCGATGTCGGTGCAGTCCTCGCTCGTCATGCATCCGATCCTCGCCTATGGCAGCGAGGACCAGCGCCGCAAATATTTGCCCAAGCTGGCGAAGGGCGAACTCATCGGCTGCTTCGGCCTGACCGAGCCGGACGCAGGCTCCGATCCCGGCTCGATGAAGACGCGCGCGGTGAAGGTCGCCGATGGCTACGAGCTCACCGGCGCCAAGATGTGGATCACCAATTCGCCGATCGCCGATATCGCCGTGGTCTGGGCCAAGCTCGACGACGTGATCCGCGGCTTCGTGGTCGAACGCGGCACCAAGGGCTTCTCCACCCCGAAGATCGAGGGCAAGCTGTCCCTGCGCGCCTCGATCACCGGCGAGATCGTGCTTGAGGGCGCCGTGGTGCCCGAGGCCAATCTCCTTCCCGGCGTCAAGGGCCTCTCGGGGCCGTTCGGCTGCCTCAACAAGGCCCGCTACGGCATCGCCTGGGGCGCCATGGGCGCGGCCGAGTTCTGCTGGCACCGCGCCCGCCAATACACGCTCGACCGCAAGCAGTTCGGCCGTCCGCTCGCCGCCACCCAGCTCGTCCAGAAGAAGCTGGCGGACATGCAGACCGAGATCGCGCTCGGGCTGCTCGGCGCCCTGCAGCTCGGCCGCATGCTCGACGCCCACACCGCGGCGCCGCCGGCGATCAGCCTGATGAAGCGCAACAATTGCGGCAAGGCGCTCGATATCGCCCGCGCCGCCCGCGACATGCATGGCGGCAACGGTATCGCCGACGAGTTCCACGTCATGCGCGTGGCGCAGAACCTGGAGACCGTCAACACCTATGAGGGCACGCATGACGTGCACGCCCTCATCCTCGGCCGGGCGCAGACCGGCATCCAGGCCTTCTTCTAA
- a CDS encoding 8-oxoguanine deaminase yields the protein MRLWLKDPLAILAEGAGRGIVVEGSRIVECVAAGREPSAPVDAVFDASRHVVLPGLVNTHHHFYQTLTRAHPDACDMPLFPWLKTLYPVWARLDPESFRLSVRLALVELLMSGCTTAADHHYVFPKGLEDAVDIEVEEARALGLRMTVSRGSMNLSEKDGGLPPDAVVQDADVILADCERVAAAYHDRAPGAMIRIAFSPCSPFSVTRQLMRETADLAERFDCRLHTHLAETEDEDRFCAQVYGCRPVELLEEVGWMSPRTWLAHGVHFSADDCTTLGRHGVGICHCPTSNAVLASGFCRTGALEAAGAPVGLGVDGSASNDSSNLMEGVRHALMINRLSHGAEAVSWRDCLRWATEGSARCLGRDDIGAIRAGLEADLALFTLDELRFSGAHHPIAALVHCGAHRADRVMVAGRWRVADGLPVGLDIAALREAHGKAARKFL from the coding sequence ATGCGCCTCTGGCTGAAGGATCCCCTCGCCATCCTCGCCGAAGGCGCCGGGCGCGGCATTGTCGTGGAAGGCTCGCGCATCGTCGAATGCGTGGCGGCGGGCCGGGAGCCGTCGGCGCCGGTCGACGCCGTCTTCGACGCCTCGCGCCATGTCGTGCTGCCCGGCCTCGTCAACACCCATCACCACTTCTACCAGACGCTGACGCGGGCCCATCCCGATGCCTGCGACATGCCGCTCTTTCCCTGGCTGAAGACGCTCTATCCGGTCTGGGCGCGGCTCGATCCCGAAAGCTTCCGCCTCTCGGTCCGCCTCGCGCTGGTCGAACTGCTGATGTCCGGCTGCACCACCGCGGCGGACCACCATTATGTCTTCCCGAAGGGGCTGGAGGACGCCGTCGACATCGAGGTCGAGGAGGCCCGCGCCCTCGGCCTCCGCATGACGGTCTCGCGCGGTTCGATGAACCTGTCGGAGAAGGATGGCGGCCTGCCGCCCGACGCGGTGGTGCAGGACGCCGACGTCATCCTCGCCGATTGCGAGCGCGTCGCCGCCGCCTATCACGACCGCGCCCCCGGCGCGATGATCCGCATCGCCTTCTCGCCCTGCTCGCCCTTCTCGGTGACCCGGCAGCTGATGCGCGAGACCGCGGACCTCGCCGAGCGCTTCGACTGCCGGCTGCACACCCACCTCGCCGAGACCGAGGACGAGGATCGCTTCTGCGCCCAGGTCTATGGCTGCAGGCCGGTGGAACTGCTCGAGGAGGTGGGCTGGATGTCGCCGCGCACCTGGCTCGCCCACGGCGTGCATTTCAGCGCCGACGACTGCACGACGCTCGGCCGCCATGGCGTCGGCATCTGCCACTGCCCGACCTCCAACGCCGTGCTCGCCTCGGGTTTCTGCCGAACCGGGGCGCTGGAGGCGGCCGGCGCCCCCGTCGGGCTCGGCGTCGACGGCTCGGCCTCCAACGACAGCTCCAACCTGATGGAAGGGGTCCGCCACGCACTGATGATCAACCGCCTGTCGCACGGCGCCGAAGCGGTCTCCTGGCGCGACTGCCTGCGCTGGGCCACCGAAGGCTCGGCCCGCTGTCTCGGGCGCGACGATATCGGCGCCATCCGCGCCGGGCTGGAGGCGGACCTCGCTTTGTTCACGCTCGACGAACTGCGCTTCTCCGGCGCCCACCATCCCATCGCCGCGCTGGTGCATTGCGGCGCCCATCGCGCCGACCGCGTGATGGTGGCCGGACGCTGGCGCGTGGCGGACGGCCTGCCGGTCGGCCTCGACATCGCCGCGCTGCGCGAAGCGCACGGCAAGGCGGCGCGCAAGTTCTTGTAG
- a CDS encoding REP-associated tyrosine transposase has product MEAALDAGYGEAFLATEAIGPVVESALLYFDGERYRLHAWCVMPNHVHALLTPMLDHSLSRIVHTWKSFTAKQINAVLNRTGKVWFEEYFDRKIRSERHFEDARFYIEENPVKAGLSCDAGAWRYSSASCM; this is encoded by the coding sequence ATGGAAGCCGCACTCGATGCGGGCTATGGAGAGGCCTTCCTGGCGACGGAGGCGATCGGTCCAGTCGTCGAGAGCGCCTTGTTGTATTTTGATGGCGAGCGATATCGGTTACATGCTTGGTGCGTCATGCCGAACCACGTTCATGCTCTCCTCACGCCGATGCTCGATCACTCCCTTTCGCGCATCGTCCATACTTGGAAGTCTTTCACAGCCAAACAGATCAATGCTGTTCTCAATCGAACGGGAAAAGTCTGGTTCGAGGAATATTTTGACCGCAAGATCCGCAGCGAGCGCCATTTCGAGGATGCTCGTTTCTATATCGAAGAAAACCCGGTCAAGGCGGGCTTGTCTTGCGATGCCGGAGCTTGGCGATATTCGAGTGCTTCCTGCATGTGA
- a CDS encoding M15 family metallopeptidase, translating into MPDLLAPVPLRGAAAATASGYGAIPFDRADPRWGEPLVDLAAEGLLTESWYARTDGGNAPYHRPIAGAVAVVAARRSVAGLLRRADAMVGAHGLRLKVLDAFRPVETQAGLWAFFEDKLAAERPELSNAEREAIVRTFVSDPRRFSRDDETSWPIHSTGGSVDVVLVDAASGAMLDHGAGFDEAHERSFTDHYERLLGGGAIAADDPRLLNRRILVNAMVNAGFTNYAYEFWHFDYGTQLHVLTLQDGGSPHAPLAAWYGTTDLPEGPC; encoded by the coding sequence ATGCCTGATCTCCTCGCTCCCGTTCCCCTTCGCGGCGCGGCTGCCGCCACGGCGTCCGGCTACGGCGCGATTCCGTTCGACCGCGCCGATCCGCGCTGGGGCGAGCCGCTCGTCGACCTCGCGGCCGAGGGGCTGCTCACCGAAAGCTGGTATGCCCGCACCGACGGCGGCAATGCGCCCTATCACCGGCCGATCGCCGGGGCGGTGGCGGTCGTCGCCGCCCGCCGCAGCGTCGCCGGGCTGCTCAGAAGGGCCGACGCGATGGTGGGCGCGCACGGCCTGCGCCTCAAGGTGCTCGACGCGTTTCGCCCGGTGGAGACGCAGGCCGGGTTGTGGGCCTTCTTCGAGGACAAGCTCGCCGCCGAGCGGCCGGAGCTTTCGAACGCCGAGCGCGAGGCGATCGTGCGCACCTTCGTGTCGGACCCACGCCGTTTCAGCCGGGACGACGAGACGAGCTGGCCGATCCACTCGACCGGCGGCTCCGTCGACGTGGTGCTGGTCGATGCCGCGAGCGGCGCCATGCTCGACCACGGCGCCGGCTTCGACGAGGCGCATGAGCGTTCCTTCACCGACCATTATGAGCGGCTGCTGGGCGGCGGTGCGATTGCCGCCGACGACCCGCGCCTCCTCAACCGCCGCATCCTCGTCAATGCGATGGTTAACGCGGGATTCACCAACTACGCGTACGAATTCTGGCATTTCGATTACGGAACGCAGCTCCATGTCCTGACTTTGCAGGATGGAGGCTCGCCCCATGCGCCCCTGGCCGCGTGGTATGGAACCACCGACCTGCCGGAAGGACCATGTTGA
- a CDS encoding alpha/beta fold hydrolase — protein sequence MLTLSTFTAKHTAHAFAALGKPLAADTPHVIWAHGWGQDHHAFLALAQSLERAAHHTLIDFPGFGLSPPPAEAWDTADYADAVAEWLATLPRGRRIWVGHSFGCRVGLRLAARHPEAIDAMVLAAAAGLQRRRGFPEKLRFSIRIRLFKALKLLERAGVDVAAWKSRFGSADYQNAGAMRPILVKVVNEDQTEVARRIRCKVALFYGEKDDTTPPEIGERLSQLIPGATLSILPGLDHHTILTDGGPQIAYAVSNMLEG from the coding sequence ATGTTGACGCTTTCGACCTTCACCGCCAAGCACACGGCGCATGCCTTCGCCGCGCTCGGCAAGCCGCTCGCCGCGGACACGCCGCATGTGATCTGGGCCCATGGCTGGGGGCAGGACCACCATGCCTTCCTGGCGCTCGCCCAGTCGCTGGAACGGGCGGCCCATCACACCCTGATCGATTTTCCCGGCTTCGGCCTGAGCCCGCCGCCGGCGGAGGCCTGGGACACCGCCGACTATGCCGACGCCGTCGCCGAATGGCTGGCGACGCTGCCGCGCGGGCGGCGGATCTGGGTCGGCCATTCCTTCGGATGCCGCGTCGGCCTCAGGCTTGCGGCGCGGCATCCGGAGGCGATCGACGCCATGGTGCTGGCCGCCGCCGCCGGGCTCCAGCGTCGGCGCGGCTTCCCCGAGAAGCTCCGATTCTCAATCCGCATCCGCCTGTTCAAGGCGCTCAAGCTGCTCGAGCGCGCCGGCGTCGACGTCGCGGCCTGGAAGTCGCGTTTCGGCTCGGCCGACTATCAGAATGCCGGCGCGATGCGTCCCATCCTGGTCAAGGTGGTCAACGAGGATCAGACGGAGGTCGCCCGCCGGATCCGCTGCAAGGTGGCGCTGTTCTATGGCGAGAAGGACGACACGACGCCGCCGGAGATCGGCGAGCGCCTGTCGCAGCTCATTCCCGGCGCGACGCTGAGCATCCTGCCGGGGCTCGACCACCATACCATCCTCACCGACGGCGGTCCGCAGATCGCCTATGCCGTCTCGAACATGCTGGAGGGCTGA